The genomic region GATCATGTAGTCGGCGATATGCGCCGACGAGGTCCAGATCTTGGTGCCATTGATGAGATAGCCGCCGTCGGTCTTGGTCGCGCGGGTCTTCGCGGCAAACAGGTCCGAGCCGGAGTTCGGTTCGCTCATGCCGATCGCGAAGCAGATCTCGCCGCGGCAGATGCGCGGCAGGATGTCCATTTTGATGTGCTCAGGCGCGTATTTGATCAGCACCGGTCCGCTCTGGCGGTCGGCGACGAAGAAGCGCCGCGTCGGCGCGTTGGCGACGCGCATCTCCTCCGTCACCACGTAACGTTCGAGGAACGAGCGCTCCTGGCCGCCATATTTTTTCGGCCATGTCATGCCGAGCCAACCCTTGGCGCCGACCCGGCGGGAGAATTCCGGCGCGTCGGTGTCTTCGCGGTTGGGCTTGTGCGGATCGAAGGTACCGGCGGCGATTTCCTCCGCGAGGAAGGCGCGTACTTCCTTGCGCAATTGCTCGCATTTCTCGGGCAGGCGGATCGGATCGAAACGGAGGGCAGCGGTCATTGTTGTCTCGTCCCTGATCAGCGCGAAGCCACGAGCGGCCACAATTCGTCGGCGCCGCGGTTGGCAATGAGCTTGCCGAGCTCGACGGCCCAGTGGCTTTCCGAACCGAAATCGTCGCGCCAGGCAAGCGCCCGCAGCGAATAGCGGTGCAGGATGTGCTCCAGGGTGAAGCCGATCGCGCCATGGACCTGGTGCGCAATGGCGCCGCCCTTTTCCGCAGCTTCCGCGCAGCGGATCTTTGCGGAGGCGGCTTCGAGATAGACCGCGTCATCGAACGACTTTGCGTTGGCGATGGCGTCGGCCGCGGAAGTCGCAGCCGCAAGCGCAGCAGCCGACTCGCCGGCGAGGCGGGCGAGATTGTGCTGCACCGCCTGGAATTTGGAGATCTTCTTCTCGAAGGCGACGCGCTCGTTGGAATAGCGCACGGAGATGTCGAGCATCGATTCCAGCGCGCCCGCGATCTGAAGGCTGCGCGCGACGCCGCCCATCAGCATCATTGTGGTCTGGTCAAAGCCGCTCGGCGCGGGCTTGATGGTGAGGGGCTGGACCTTGTCGAGCGTGACGGTGTCGCTGTGGTCATAGCCGACATTGAGTCCGGTCTCGATCCGGCCCTTGCTCGCATCCACCAGCGCGACCGCGACTCCGTCCTTGCCGTGGGCCAGCACCGCGAAGTGCTTTGCCGCCTTTGCGAAGGGCACGCCGCGGGCGCGGCCGGAGAGCGCACCATCGGCATCGCGGGTGATGCGATCCTTGGGCGACGCCGGCAGCACCGTCATCTCCCCTCCGGGGAAGCGATCTTCGCCTGCGCCAGCAGCCAGCCGGCCAGCATGGTCTCGGCCAGGGGAACCGCGACTGCGAAACGGCCGGCCGCGTTCAGCAGCGCAAAGCCGTCGGCCAGACTCGCGCCGGAGCCGCCGAGATCGTCGGGCACCCAGGCCAGCGGCAGGCCGGCCTCGCTCAGCGCCTGCCACAGCGGCGCCTGCCACGAATCCTTCTTGTCGTTGTTGACGGTCTGCGGATCGGCGAGATCGGCGAAGATTTTCTCCGCGGTCTCGACGACGATATTGTCACTCTCCGCCACAGCGTTCCCCGTGTTTTGCCATTGGCGCATCCGGCCCCAGTGGGGCGGGCGCGCAGGTTCTTCTTGCGCCCGATGATCCAAAAAAGCCATGGCCCTGACAAGCGCTGATCGCAGGTCAACCTGCGGCGCGGGCATGGGCGATGAGCTAATTCCGCTTAGCGGAGTTTGCTCGATTTGCAGGGCGCGGCAAACTCGCTAAACAGAACGTCGATACTCAATCAAGGGGAAGGAAATCCGGATGGCAAAGGACAGTTTGTGCGCAATCGTGACGGGGTCCGCCTCCGGCCTGGGCGCTGCGACCGCGGAAATTCTCGCACGGAGCGGGGCGCGGCTCGTCATCAACTATTCCTCGAGCCAGAAGGAAGCGGAGGCGACCGCGGAGCATTGCCGCAAGGCGGGCTCACCGGAAGTTCTGGTCGCGCAGGGCGACGTCTCGAAGGATGACGATTGCCGCAAGATCGTCGCGGCAGCTGGCGGCTGGGGCCGGCTCGACGTGCTCGTCAACAATGCCGGCACCACCAAGCATGTCGTCCATGCCGATCTCGACGGATTGTCGGCGGAAGATTTCCAGCGCCTGTACGGCGTCAACACCATCGGCCCGTTCCAGATGGTGCGCGCGGCGCGCAGCCTGCTCGAGGCCGGCGCCAAAGCTTCTGGGCGGCCGTCCGCCGTGGTCAACATCTCCTCGGTCGCCGGCATCAGCGGCGTCGGATCGTCGATCGCATACGCCGCGAGCAAGGGCGCGCTCAACACCATGACGCTGTCGCTGTCGCGCGCGCTGGCGCCGCTGATCCGCGTCAACACGGTATGCCCGGGCTATATCGATACACCCTGGTTCACCAAGGGCCGCGGCGAGGCGGGCGCCAAGCAGGTGCGCGACAGCGTCGTGGCGAAGGTGCCGCTGAAGGTCGCGTCATCGGCGGAAGACATCGCGCAGCTCGTCTGTTTCCTGGCGATGCCGGCCTCCAGCAACATGACCGGCGAAGTCGTGCGCATGGATGCGGGGATGCATTTGGTGACGTGATCGCGCGGCACATTCTCTCCACGTCGTCGCCGGGCTTGACCCGGCCTCCGCTCTCTCCACGTCGTCGCCGGGCTTGACCCGGCCTCCGCTCTCTCCACGTCATGGCCGGGCTTGACCCGGCCATCCACGTGTCGCCGCGCGGATCAAAAGACGTGGATGCCCGGGTCAAGCCCGGGCATGACGATGAGGTGGCGGTGTGCCGCTTTCGGCGTTTTGAAGCGTCACCCCTTGATCACGCCGCTCGCCACCAGCCGGTGCCAGATGAACAGCACCACCACGGCGCCGATGGTGGCCATGATGAATCCTGCACCCTGGTCGGGACCGTAATGACCGATGGCCTGACCGATGAAGGTCGCGAGAAACGCGCCGGCGATGCCGAGGATGGTGGTGAGGATGAAGCCGCTCGGATTGTTCGGTCCCGGCGCCAGCCAACGCGCGATGAGGCCGGCGATGAAGCCGACGACGATGATCCACAACAAGCCACCCATGCTCATGTCCGTGCTCCCCTCGTTTGACTAAACCAATCAGACTCTGCCCGCGATCTCTTGCTCGGTCGGCAGCCGTCCGTCCGGCGTCAGATGGTCGACCACCTGCGGCAGATACTGGCTGAGGCCCGAGAGCAGCTCGTCACGCGACAGGCCGCTTTGGGCGGACAGGCTCTCGATCTGGTCGGCGCCGAGCGCATTGGCGAGATCGCCTGGAGCGATCGCCTTGTTCTCGCCCTTGCCGACCCAGGTATTGGCAGTATCGCCATGACCGCTGTGCTGAAGCTGGTTGAGGAGATCGCCGAGCCCGCCGCTGAGCACGCTGCCGGCCGCGCCGCCCGCGAGCAGGCCGCCAAGGCCGCCCTTCAACAGGTCGCCG from Bradyrhizobium lupini harbors:
- a CDS encoding SDR family NAD(P)-dependent oxidoreductase — its product is MAKDSLCAIVTGSASGLGAATAEILARSGARLVINYSSSQKEAEATAEHCRKAGSPEVLVAQGDVSKDDDCRKIVAAAGGWGRLDVLVNNAGTTKHVVHADLDGLSAEDFQRLYGVNTIGPFQMVRAARSLLEAGAKASGRPSAVVNISSVAGISGVGSSIAYAASKGALNTMTLSLSRALAPLIRVNTVCPGYIDTPWFTKGRGEAGAKQVRDSVVAKVPLKVASSAEDIAQLVCFLAMPASSNMTGEVVRMDAGMHLVT
- a CDS encoding GlsB/YeaQ/YmgE family stress response membrane protein — translated: MSMGGLLWIIVVGFIAGLIARWLAPGPNNPSGFILTTILGIAGAFLATFIGQAIGHYGPDQGAGFIMATIGAVVVLFIWHRLVASGVIKG